The genomic region GACGTCCCTTGGTAAAAATAAGCTGCGTGgaagttgatgtgttctttggtGTTCAGTGTTGAGATTAACATCTGCTTGTCATAACCTGGTACAGCTTGATGCCCTAACAGGGCAACCACTGACTGGAGTGTGACACTGTATCCAATTTCAGTTTACTGTTCTCAGTACAAAAAGTTAAGTTCAATTTCTTTTCCCTGATCATGATCAATTAATTGTCTTCTGATTGAAATTTTAGTAACAGAGCGTCTGtacatgttgaaataaaaggaTGATTGTACGGGAGTCGAGACACCAGTGGTGGAGCAGAGCCAGCAGGTGGTTGAAAGAAACTAGTTTTAATTGACATCTTAGAGATCAAGGCAGTGATGTGAAGGTGGAGGGGTGTGAAGAGTAGGTCAGCACTGAGTCTGGCAAGAATCACTTGAACTTGACAGAATTGTTTGGTTAATGCTAATCCTTAAACTCTGCTGTTGAGAGTTGTCATCAGCCTGTTACAAAGGTCTGTAAGTGGAAATTAGGTCAACAGGCAGTGGGGTGTCAGAGGGGCAGTACGTCAGGGATCTGTTATCTGTGACAATCACACCTCTTATATTTAAAGAAATCAATCACAATCATTACATTTactacatttactgtacagagAAATAAATCCTCTTCTGCATgttctgattgtgtgtgtacaAAAACTGGTTTGGGTTTATATATtgtctgtctgtaaatgtttttagtgTCTGCTTGTAGACAGCACTATAACCTATCTGTGCCTctatgtttattatatttttatggtTTGCGTGTGTGTCCATATCAAATAATAAGGTGCATGTTGTGAGTCAGCAAGGTGTTGTATATTGCTGAAGGATGCTACAGGCTAAAAATAACTGAGGCCACAATAGAGAAATGACAAAAGCGGTAATTAAAATCTCAGAGCCATAAAATCCTAATGCAATTGCATGGAGttgtttctgcagaaaacaacaacaggatTAAAGTTTAAACGACTCATTTGCAAAGACAAGCAATAACAGTCTTCAGCCATGTTATCTGAGTTTGAAGGCATATAATGCAAAGTTTATCATGCATTATTGATAAATCTTATATTAAAAGTAATATATGCGAACTTTCTGCATCTTCTGTTGCAGAGTGGAAGTGAAGCAATTCATTAAACATTTCATGTGTCTCATGAATcacctgttaaaaaaaaaaaatgaaggcagGGTCTACAGAAACAAAGTGTATTTCCTTCATGTTAGTGTGGCAATAGGCAATAGTAacttttaagtgtttttctctCATACAAAACTACAGTATGAAATAAAGCGATATTATGGTGAAGCTATGATCATTACTCAGCAGTAAGGGCCAGTGTCATTAGTATTAATTATCTCAACAAAAACCTGGGTCGTTTGCTCTTCAGAGTTGTATCCTTGTGGAACATATCCTGTTTCTCAAATGCACAAATTATCTCATGTTATGTGAATTTACTGATGACTCTCAATCTGTTATTGTGTAGTTTTCTtatgttaacatgttttttcCAACTTGTATGTGAACTAAGCAAAGCTGGTCATGAATAGGTCTGTGCACCTTTTTCCTACGTGTAAATAATTCCAAAGCCTCATCTCTATTACATCAAATATTTAAGTGGCTCCCACAGTAATAAAGTTAAAACTGATTAGAGAACATGCTTCTGTGTGTGGGCACCTGGAGCAGAAAGAACTGATAAGAGGGGTAattagagaaaaggaaaaggggcAAAGATAGAGAGGTGgatacatttttctattttgtgtgtttgacagatttAGGTACATTCATAAATAATTTTCATATCAGCAAGGAAAAATAAGCCAATTAAATTCATGTAAATATGTGAGAGTTTCCACTGAGATGTGTGGTTAGGCAGCTTGTCATGGGTAGATTCAGGCCATGTGTTCAGGCATGTATACAATGTCACAAACTGGTTTCAATGTGGTTTACACTATACATAGACTGAAAGGGTTTGTAGAAAGCACACACATGCCATCTAGTGTTCACCTCCGGTAATCATCTTGGTTGTGAAAGGTTGACAACTGCTGCTCCAGACTCACCCACACATTTGCTTTAGTTTTTAGCTAACAATGgacaatttaacatttaacattaggACATCCTAGGCTTATTGTGTGCATAAACAATTTGCATGCCAAGCCTATGCAgataatcaaaataataaaaacaaaggtaGAAAATAACATCAGTATCAATatttctgcaaaaataaaaattcaaatgatctCAAGCACTTGTAAACAAATCATCATGGATTTAAAGCATTTCACTTATTGCTGGTTCATTTATTACAGTAGGAGGTCACAGTATGACCAGTTAGTATGTATGCCAGTTAGGTCAGGACACCAGGATTTTACCTGTCAGAGGAAAGTGTGAAACACACGGGTCTTTAGACTTTTGGTTCTAGGAACAGTCCTTGTAGAGAACTTGATTACCTTGTAAAGATTTGAACAACTTCCCAAGCTAGGAAATGGGAACCAGTGAGTGGTCTGCTTGTTCCCATGAAGGTTCCAGAAAGATGAGGAACAGCGCTGAAAAACCTCAATGTTGACTGAGTATTGACCTGGGGCCCACTGAGACACACGCACCAGAATCACGGAAGAGGCAAAACCACAGGTGTGAGGAGAGATGCCATGAAACACAGACTCCCCGGGCTTCACAGACACACCCCTCTCCCAGACCATCCCTGCTTCTTCGGCCACTCCCATACCACTGAGGTTACACAGAGCCTCAAGGCACACCTCCTCCAGGGCATCCTTATCAGGAAAACGGAACAGGATGGCAACAAGACGTGACACAGCACCTCGACGTAGTAACAGATCCTGATATTTAGCTGTAGAAGACAGAGGGACATATAGAGTCGGAGAAGAATTTGTTATTTTGAATGTGttgcatttgaaaacatttatacTGTAAAATTTATTGGAATGATTAGCATTTCTTGATAAAAACCTCACTGCACCTGAATaggaagaaaacaaattatCCCACAGCAGAGATGGCCAGTAGCCTCTGTCTCATGATCACAGCTTGACAGTTTTCTCCTGAATCAAACTGCATTTTACAACTGCTAAAGAAATCTCTAACTTGTTTTTGTatctgttattgtgtgtgttttgttgggCATGGTTTCATGCAATGGCACATGCATTACAACTAAACACAACTATTAAATTGCTCCACTTACAGCTGTCACAAGACATTCGAGAGATGGCCCTTGCAGTGTGAAGGAGCAGTTCTTGGTCTGTACTGGTCAGCGCTGACAGAAGAGCTGTAATCAAGCCTGCGTCACCAAAACCTTTACAAACCACAGCTGACAGGTAACAGACAAACTCAATGAGTGAACGCAAACTACAAcgataaagaataaaaaagtgtCGGCAGACATGAAGGGAGACACGAGAAAAAAACCTCAAAACACCTCAGAGACTCAACAGCCTGAGTCTCTGGTGATGAACAATCTCATTTACTTCATTTATAAATTAGGTGTAAATAAACCTATAGACCAGCATGTATCTGTTTAAATAACTTACACTCCTTGGCGAGCTCAGCCACTAGCTTTGCAGTCAGCAGCGTGAGAGGACCTCTGCTCCTCAGAGATAGGGCCAGGATTGGCAGGATCCCACTGatcactacctgctcagcagcaccTTTCTCTGCAGTGGAATTTCACATATTACATAACATAATCATTTTATCAGGCCTAAGCCAAAGAAAAACCTGGCTTTAAGGTGAAATTTATGAATTATATGTATATCAAGTTGCATCAGCTGTAGTCTTTGTCTTGAATATCAGCCGAATGGTACTGAACTGAATCTTGCACTATTTCCTATCCCTGTTACTCTTTGCTTGGTCTTCCTACCCTGCTTTacctctttctgcctctctatcCCCCCATTGCTCTCCTGCTACAAGAGACAAATGCAGCTTAACGTCGACCAGGGATTTACAACTGTCATACACCTGATCCCCTTATAGCCTCACAGCCCTCAGTGTCCCATCCCTCTCCAATGTGGTTTTGCTAGTGTTATTACTTAGAATGGGGAGCTGCTATAATACTCATGCCACTAGGGCTGTAAGGAATGCTGTCTTAATGTACGCTGGTTTctaaacatataaatatgtaaattgcATATGACAGCAGAGTTTTCTGCATTTTGCAATTTAAATCACAGCAAATGAAAGACATACTATAACAACAATAACCCCTATACAACAAATCCTCTGATATGTTGTATGCTGTTATAGCTGGAATTGAGGAATATCATCATAAACAAAGAAATGAGGCATCACTGTGTGAAATAGTGTGATTGAACTCACTCCTCTCCTTAATGTCGGTCAGCACTGTGTTTAGATGTGGCTTAAGTTCGTCTTCAATCAGTTCCAAACCGAGGACTCTGATGGCGCCTAATGCATTGTTCAGGTTATCTGTGAGGGGTTATAGGGAAAATAGATAGTCCAAAAATAGGCACAAATAAAGGACTATCACATAAGCATGGTGTATATCACATTAGGGAATATGAAAGTCATTACAGTTGGGTGAGACAGATGCAGGGTTGCTTAATAAACAAGGCACTGCATATGGCATGAAAATACACAAGGAGAAAATGCTGGCAGTACAAATGAAAGTGGAGAATACTCGTTAAATATACAAAGATATACTTTATTCCTTTTTGCAAAATGTCTAGATGTCATCCTGTGGGGCTTTGACACAACGTCAGTGCTAACAGAAGCCAGGggaaatgtcattagttttcaggtatttggtcataaatcAAAGTATTAAACTTAAATTTTCACGGCTCTAGATGAAAAGTTAAGGGCTCACCAAAGTTTTTAGAGTTCATCCTGAGGGGGACATGAAGGTGTGGAACAAATTTCATGGTAATCCATGCAATAGTTGTCAGAGTCAGGGATCACCAGTTTCTTGATCCCTcaaatgtctgtacaaaacATCATGGCAAGTCATCCAACAGCAAACTGGACCAAATGTGGACCCAAGTGATCGATTGGCATGATCCAAATAAAAGTCTAATATATTAGACTTGGGATTCATTTCATTCGAGGACTTTAGAGCTATAGTGGAATttattgaaacattttaaaaactgagttAAAGCATCAGCCTGAGGAAAGAGGGAGCATCTTGGACAGATGTCTGCAAGCTGGACACTGCTGACCTGACCAGCATCATGGTGACAGATCTGGTCAGGGACACTTCAACAATAAATAGCCATTGCCTGGTTGGATTTTTCCAGATGGTTTGTGCAAACAAAAAACCCTCCAGCTATCAAGCCAGTTTGCTCCTGAGTGGTCCTTCAGTGAACTTATACAGAAACCTGAGACACATGGTGATTATTAATGTAGTCATTGTATTTCCAGTCCTCATCTCAGCAAACACAAGACCATTAGCTAAAGAAACACGCATGTGGAGATATGTTATGGAGTGtaaaaaacaagtgtgtgtgtgtgtgtgtgttaaagatCACTAGCTTAAATCTCTCAAACAGCTGTGAgactgaataataataatatcctTCCCCCAAAAAACTGTTGTGCTTTCATAAAAGACGACCTCTAACTAAttgcaacatttaaaaaagtcaGGCTGCACCAGACAGTTTCCATGTGAACCATGAGCACAACTGAAGCCAAGTGTCTACGATAAGTTCAATCAATGAATAAAGgtaataaaagcacattaataTCAAGCCACATTTACCGATAACCTTTGTTACGGTGTAAAACATCAGTCACAATGCTGTTCAACTCACCATTTGGTGTGTAGGGTTGCAGTTGACTGGATCTGCGTTTGTCCCTTTGGGAATGCGTGTAAGTGTATGTGAGTGGCACACTAGAATGTCCCATTCTCATCCGTCTACTGCCTTCGGACAGCTGTTGGTGGAACTTTCTCAGATTTACATCCttattcaaaacaaacagcacattttgCTCTCCGTTTGCTGTTCTCCTGcca from Mastacembelus armatus chromosome 19, fMasArm1.2, whole genome shotgun sequence harbors:
- the LOC113135577 gene encoding rap1 GTPase-GDP dissociation stimulator 1 isoform X3, coding for MRMGHSSVPLTYTYTHSQRDKRRSSQLQPYTPNDNLNNALGAIRVLGLELIEDELKPHLNTVLTDIKERKKGAAEQVVISGILPILALSLRSRGPLTLLTAKLVAELAKESVVCKGFGDAGLITALLSALTSTDQELLLHTARAISRMSCDSSKYQDLLLRRGAVSRLVAILFRFPDKDALEEVCLEALCNLSGMGVAEEAGMVWERGVSVKPGESVFHGISPHTCGFASSVILVRVSQWAPGQYSVNIEVFQRCSSSFWNLHGNKQTTHWFPFPSLGSCSNLYKVIKFSTRTVPRTKSLKTRVFHTFL
- the LOC113135577 gene encoding rap1 GTPase-GDP dissociation stimulator 1 isoform X1, which encodes MKFVPHLHVPLRMNSKNFDNLNNALGAIRVLGLELIEDELKPHLNTVLTDIKERKKGAAEQVVISGILPILALSLRSRGPLTLLTAKLVAELAKESVVCKGFGDAGLITALLSALTSTDQELLLHTARAISRMSCDSSKYQDLLLRRGAVSRLVAILFRFPDKDALEEVCLEALCNLSGMGVAEEAGMVWERGVSVKPGESVFHGISPHTCGFASSVILVRVSQWAPGQYSVNIEVFQRCSSSFWNLHGNKQTTHWFPFPSLGSCSNLYKVIKFSTRTVPRTKSLKTRVFHTFL
- the LOC113135577 gene encoding uncharacterized protein LOC113135577 isoform X2; the encoded protein is MKFVPHLHVPLRMNSKNFDNLNNALGAIRVLGLELIEDELKPHLNTVLTDIKERKKGAAEQVVISGILPILALSLRSRGPLTLLTAKLVAELAKESLLSALTSTDQELLLHTARAISRMSCDSSKYQDLLLRRGAVSRLVAILFRFPDKDALEEVCLEALCNLSGMGVAEEAGMVWERGVSVKPGESVFHGISPHTCGFASSVILVRVSQWAPGQYSVNIEVFQRCSSSFWNLHGNKQTTHWFPFPSLGSCSNLYKVIKFSTRTVPRTKSLKTRVFHTFL